The following proteins are co-located in the Spinactinospora alkalitolerans genome:
- a CDS encoding ABC transporter substrate-binding protein, which yields MTTTAQKTRVPSGKRPGAAIRTVAHRPTRRGFLAGAGSLLALGAAGCGGAPSRAGEETEDARTVEHRYGTTRISGRPSRVVTVGLTEQDYVLALGVSPIGVREWFGGHPGALWPWAREALGDDPLPEILPVDELNFEQIAALGADLILGVNSGLTEHEYGTLSEIAPTVAQPKEHADYGAPWQEIARVVGQALGRGAEAEELVGDIEARFDGVRSEHPEFGGATALLAASIDGAAYVYAEGPAPGFLTQLGFDLPEAAAAVFTGENREPQSIGLERLDVLEADVLLMGLYGAEGESVMDEPVYRSLDVAREGRDLAMPEMSRINGALSFGSVLSLPFALDELVPRMAVLIDGDPDTRPEEVS from the coding sequence ATGACCACCACTGCTCAGAAGACGCGCGTCCCCTCCGGGAAGCGGCCGGGTGCGGCGATCCGCACGGTCGCGCACCGGCCCACCCGGCGGGGTTTCCTCGCCGGAGCCGGGAGCCTGCTGGCGCTCGGAGCGGCGGGCTGCGGCGGCGCGCCGTCACGCGCCGGCGAGGAGACGGAGGACGCCCGCACCGTCGAGCACAGGTACGGCACCACCCGGATCTCGGGGCGCCCTTCGCGGGTCGTCACGGTCGGGTTGACCGAGCAGGACTACGTGCTCGCACTCGGGGTCTCCCCCATCGGCGTGCGCGAGTGGTTCGGCGGGCACCCCGGAGCCCTGTGGCCGTGGGCCCGCGAGGCTCTCGGCGACGACCCGCTGCCGGAGATCCTCCCCGTCGACGAACTGAACTTCGAGCAGATCGCCGCCCTCGGCGCCGACCTGATCCTCGGAGTGAACTCGGGACTCACCGAGCACGAGTACGGGACGCTCTCCGAGATCGCCCCGACCGTCGCCCAGCCCAAGGAGCACGCCGACTACGGTGCGCCCTGGCAGGAGATCGCCCGGGTCGTCGGGCAGGCCCTGGGGCGCGGCGCCGAGGCCGAGGAGCTGGTCGGCGACATCGAGGCGCGGTTCGACGGCGTGCGCTCCGAGCATCCCGAGTTCGGAGGGGCGACCGCGCTGCTCGCGGCCTCGATCGACGGAGCGGCCTACGTCTACGCCGAGGGGCCGGCGCCCGGCTTCCTCACCCAGCTCGGCTTCGACCTGCCCGAGGCCGCCGCAGCCGTGTTCACCGGGGAGAACCGGGAGCCGCAGAGCATCGGCCTCGAACGCCTCGACGTGCTGGAGGCCGACGTGCTGCTCATGGGCCTGTACGGCGCGGAGGGCGAGAGCGTGATGGACGAGCCGGTCTACCGGAGCCTCGACGTCGCGCGCGAGGGCCGCGACCTCGCCATGCCCGAGATGAGCCGGATCAACGGGGCCCTGTCGTTCGGCTCCGTCCTGAGCCTGCCCTTCGCGCTCGACGAACTGGTCCCGAGGATGGCCGTCCTCATCGACGGAGACCCCGACACCCGCCCGGAGGAGGTGTCCTGA
- a CDS encoding polysaccharide pyruvyl transferase family protein, producing the protein MRVLVTGWFSFVDGEATAGDVGSARTVAEALSGAGVEHDIAWSPMFRPEGPSLDEADPGRYSHVLFVCGPAHGEQVRRLHRRYAGCRRIAVGVSVIDPEDPAVRGFHEVLARDLPHGAARPDLAHAAPVEGPVPVVGVAAAPGQPEYAARGGHAAVHERLAAWLTRRDCARVPLDTRLDSRDWRHCASPGQFDALVRRMDLVLTTRLHGLVLALRNGVPAIAVDPVIGGAKVSAQARAWGWPAVVVDRAEDPLPEDRLRELWDWCLSPDVHDALGRLAPPPPEALPRGPLVADMLGALVR; encoded by the coding sequence ATGCGCGTATTGGTGACAGGCTGGTTCAGTTTCGTGGACGGTGAGGCGACGGCGGGCGACGTGGGCAGTGCGCGGACGGTCGCGGAGGCGCTGTCGGGGGCCGGGGTCGAGCACGACATCGCGTGGAGTCCGATGTTCCGGCCGGAGGGGCCTTCCCTGGACGAGGCGGACCCCGGGCGCTACAGCCACGTGCTGTTCGTCTGCGGCCCGGCCCACGGGGAGCAGGTGCGCCGACTGCACCGGCGCTACGCGGGCTGCCGCCGGATCGCCGTCGGCGTGTCGGTCATCGACCCGGAGGACCCCGCCGTGCGCGGCTTCCACGAGGTGCTCGCCCGGGATCTGCCGCACGGCGCCGCCCGGCCCGACCTCGCCCACGCCGCACCGGTCGAAGGGCCGGTCCCCGTGGTGGGGGTGGCGGCGGCGCCGGGGCAGCCCGAGTACGCCGCGCGCGGCGGGCACGCCGCGGTGCACGAGCGGCTCGCGGCCTGGCTGACCCGCCGCGACTGCGCGCGGGTGCCGCTGGACACCCGCCTGGACAGCCGCGACTGGCGGCACTGCGCCAGCCCGGGGCAGTTCGACGCCCTGGTGCGCCGGATGGACCTGGTGCTCACCACCCGGCTGCACGGGCTGGTGCTGGCGCTGCGCAACGGGGTCCCGGCCATCGCGGTGGACCCCGTCATCGGCGGGGCCAAGGTCAGCGCGCAGGCGCGGGCGTGGGGGTGGCCCGCCGTCGTCGTGGACCGGGCCGAGGACCCCCTGCCGGAGGACCGGCTGCGGGAGCTGTGGGACTGGTGCCTGTCCCCCGATGTGCACGACGCGCTCGGCCGGCTCGCTCCCCCGCCTCCGGAGGCGCTGCCGCGCGGGCCGCTGGTGGCGGACATGCTCGGCGCCCTGGTGCGGTGA
- the ctaD gene encoding aa3-type cytochrome oxidase subunit I, with protein MTRTGPEASETSAAPTRTPKGTIAVNWLSSTDHKVIGYLYIITAFGFFLLGGILAMLIRAELFWPGMQVMTNETYNQMFTMHGTIMMLLFATPLFAGFANVVMPLQIGAPDVAFPRLNAFSYWLFLFGGLITIGGFVTPGGAAAFGWFAYTPLSDDVRSPGLGGDLWVLGLMVAGLGTVLGSVNFITTIVAMRAPGMTAFRMPIFTWNVLFTSVLVLLAFPVLTAALAGLGADRILDTNIYDPEHGGAILWQHLFWFFGHPEVYIIALPFFGIITEVIPVFSRKPLFGYKGMVAATIAITGLSMTVWAHHMFATGAVLLPFFSFLSFLIAVPTGIKFFNWVGTMWRGQLTFETPMLFSIGFLVTFLFGGLTGVILASPPLDFHTTDSYFVVGHFHYVVFGTVVFAMFAGFYFWWPKFTGTRLNEAIGKWHFWTLFLGFHATFAIHHHLGAIGMPRRYADYLPTDGFTGFNVFSSVGSFILGASTLFFLWNVWWTARHAEPVKSDDPWGYGNSLEWATSCPPPRHNFTSLPRIRSERPAFDLHHPHRPQPQSPTGAE; from the coding sequence ATGACCCGGACCGGACCGGAGGCCAGCGAGACCTCGGCGGCCCCGACCCGGACTCCCAAGGGCACCATCGCGGTGAACTGGCTGTCCTCCACCGACCACAAGGTGATCGGTTACCTCTACATCATCACCGCCTTCGGCTTCTTCCTCCTGGGCGGGATCCTGGCGATGCTGATCCGGGCGGAGCTGTTCTGGCCGGGCATGCAGGTGATGACCAACGAGACCTACAACCAGATGTTCACCATGCACGGCACGATCATGATGCTGCTGTTCGCGACCCCGCTGTTCGCCGGGTTCGCCAACGTCGTCATGCCGCTGCAGATCGGCGCGCCCGACGTCGCCTTCCCCCGCCTCAACGCCTTCAGCTACTGGCTGTTCCTGTTCGGCGGGCTGATCACCATCGGCGGGTTCGTCACCCCCGGCGGCGCGGCCGCCTTCGGCTGGTTCGCCTACACCCCGCTGTCGGACGACGTGCGCTCGCCCGGACTCGGCGGCGACCTGTGGGTCCTGGGGCTCATGGTGGCCGGTCTGGGCACCGTGCTGGGCTCGGTCAACTTCATCACGACGATCGTCGCCATGCGCGCCCCGGGGATGACGGCGTTCCGGATGCCGATCTTCACCTGGAACGTGCTGTTCACCTCCGTCCTGGTGCTGCTGGCCTTCCCGGTGCTGACCGCGGCGCTGGCCGGGCTGGGCGCCGACCGGATCCTGGACACCAACATCTACGACCCCGAGCACGGCGGCGCCATCCTGTGGCAGCACCTGTTCTGGTTCTTCGGCCATCCCGAGGTCTACATCATCGCGCTGCCGTTCTTCGGCATCATCACCGAGGTCATCCCGGTGTTCTCCCGCAAGCCGCTGTTCGGCTACAAGGGCATGGTGGCCGCGACCATCGCCATCACCGGGCTGTCGATGACGGTGTGGGCGCACCACATGTTCGCCACCGGCGCGGTGCTGCTGCCGTTCTTCTCGTTCCTGTCCTTCCTCATCGCGGTCCCGACCGGCATCAAGTTCTTCAACTGGGTCGGCACGATGTGGCGGGGCCAACTGACCTTCGAGACCCCGATGCTGTTCTCGATCGGGTTCCTGGTGACGTTCCTGTTCGGCGGGCTGACCGGGGTGATCCTGGCCTCGCCGCCGCTCGACTTCCACACGACCGACTCCTACTTCGTGGTGGGCCACTTCCACTACGTGGTCTTCGGCACCGTGGTCTTCGCGATGTTCGCCGGCTTCTACTTCTGGTGGCCCAAGTTCACCGGCACCCGGCTCAACGAGGCGATCGGCAAGTGGCACTTCTGGACGCTGTTCCTCGGCTTCCACGCCACCTTCGCCATCCACCACCACCTGGGCGCGATCGGCATGCCGCGGCGCTACGCCGACTACCTGCCCACCGACGGCTTCACCGGGTTCAACGTGTTCTCCAGCGTCGGTTCCTTCATCCTGGGCGCCTCGACGCTGTTCTTCCTCTGGAACGTCTGGTGGACCGCCCGCCACGCCGAACCGGTCAAGTCCGACGACCCGTGGGGCTACGGCAACTCGCTGGAGTGGGCGACCTCGTGCCCGCCGCCGCGGCACAACTTCACCTCGCTGCCGCGCATCCGGTCCGAGCGCCCGGCGTTCGACCTGCACCACCCGCACCGGCCGCAGCCGCAGAGCCCGACCGGCGCCGAGTGA
- a CDS encoding DUF3040 domain-containing protein: MPLSRYDRERLREIEARLSADDPELARHLTRADLGDSGPPAAEPVPKGAVVTICAAVIVAGLLLVLATALGERTPGEVPSGSEPSADASLTPERGEGERSYTRSWEPRPSEFQPPEVLDRIEENEADSEETS, translated from the coding sequence ATGCCGCTATCACGCTACGACCGGGAACGCCTCCGTGAGATCGAGGCACGGCTGTCCGCCGACGACCCCGAGCTCGCCCGTCATCTGACCCGCGCCGACCTCGGGGATTCGGGGCCGCCCGCGGCCGAACCGGTTCCCAAGGGCGCCGTCGTGACCATCTGCGCGGCGGTCATCGTGGCGGGCCTGCTGCTCGTGCTGGCCACGGCCCTGGGCGAGCGCACGCCGGGGGAGGTCCCGAGCGGGTCGGAACCGAGCGCCGACGCCTCGCTCACCCCGGAGCGCGGCGAGGGGGAGCGGTCCTACACCCGGTCCTGGGAGCCCCGGCCGAGCGAGTTCCAGCCGCCGGAGGTGCTGGACCGGATCGAAGAGAACGAAGCCGACAGCGAGGAGACGTCATGA
- a CDS encoding FUSC family protein: protein MGRRGDLFFRRLHLLRGSPEERRYRRERVRLVIKTVVAAVIAWLAAMHLPGAANPYFAPLGAVMSIYPTAARSVNEAALYVGGFLVGAAIAIPVGMLVGANTLGIAVTLLLALAVSSWRRLGDQSAQVSFTALFVLLFGGDQAWQYTVPRLADLGVGIAVGLIVNVAVYPPLYLRSADRVLAALGVDTAAALTELAQVVSDPERGWTTWSHRDDQMTRSARGARSAFDQAYESLHWNSRALLARRRTPLPYSSDIAVIEQVVALTRGIGQTLREALYNEEGSTSSVNREFRGLYAGVLRRIAPLLPELAADAPHGRGPDTGAAWDAQHEMEAGVARRREASDVADTEHRLAWLTRRILRELDHQRQEYESGEKSRRRR from the coding sequence ATGGGACGGAGAGGCGATCTCTTCTTTCGGCGTCTGCACCTGCTCAGGGGGTCGCCGGAGGAGCGGCGCTACCGCCGCGAGCGCGTCAGGCTGGTGATCAAGACGGTCGTGGCCGCGGTGATCGCCTGGTTGGCGGCGATGCACCTGCCCGGTGCGGCCAACCCCTACTTCGCGCCGCTGGGCGCGGTCATGAGCATCTACCCCACGGCGGCGCGCTCGGTGAACGAGGCGGCGCTCTACGTCGGGGGCTTCCTGGTCGGCGCGGCCATCGCCATCCCGGTCGGGATGCTCGTCGGCGCCAACACGCTGGGCATCGCGGTGACGCTGCTGCTGGCGCTGGCCGTGTCCAGCTGGCGCCGGCTGGGCGACCAGAGCGCGCAGGTCTCCTTCACCGCGTTGTTCGTGCTGCTGTTCGGCGGGGACCAGGCCTGGCAGTACACCGTGCCCAGGCTCGCCGACCTCGGCGTGGGCATCGCCGTCGGCCTGATCGTCAACGTCGCGGTCTACCCCCCGCTGTACCTGCGCTCCGCCGACCGCGTCCTGGCCGCCCTCGGAGTCGACACCGCGGCGGCGCTCACCGAACTCGCCCAGGTGGTGTCCGACCCGGAGCGCGGCTGGACGACGTGGTCGCACCGGGACGACCAGATGACGAGGAGCGCGCGCGGCGCCCGCTCCGCCTTCGACCAGGCCTACGAGAGCCTGCACTGGAACAGCAGGGCGCTGCTCGCCCGCCGCAGGACCCCCCTGCCTTATTCCTCCGACATCGCGGTGATCGAGCAGGTCGTCGCCCTGACCCGCGGCATCGGGCAGACCCTGCGGGAGGCGCTCTACAACGAGGAGGGCTCCACCTCGAGCGTCAACCGGGAGTTCCGGGGACTCTACGCCGGAGTGCTGCGCCGAATCGCCCCGCTGCTTCCCGAACTCGCCGCCGACGCCCCGCACGGCCGCGGCCCCGACACCGGTGCGGCATGGGACGCCCAGCACGAGATGGAGGCCGGCGTCGCCCGCCGCAGGGAGGCCTCCGACGTCGCCGACACCGAGCACCGGCTGGCCTGGCTCACCCGCCGCATCCTGCGCGAACTCGATCACCAGCGACAGGAGTACGAGAGCGGGGAGAAGTCCCGCCGACGGCGTTAA
- a CDS encoding CBS domain-containing protein, producing the protein MKVREVMNSQVETVRPQMTVREAAALMRDQGIGDVIVAEGDTLLGVATDRDIVVRAVADGKDTGTEPVESVCSSRLTVIGPDADLEEAARVMREGSVRRLPVVENDRLTGIVAIGDLAIEQDPGSALADISAARTNE; encoded by the coding sequence ATGAAGGTCCGGGAAGTGATGAACTCCCAGGTCGAGACCGTGAGGCCGCAGATGACCGTCCGGGAGGCCGCCGCGCTCATGCGTGACCAGGGCATCGGCGACGTGATCGTGGCCGAGGGCGACACCCTCCTCGGAGTGGCGACCGACCGCGACATCGTGGTGCGCGCGGTCGCCGACGGCAAGGACACCGGGACCGAGCCGGTGGAGAGCGTGTGCAGCTCCCGGCTCACGGTGATCGGCCCGGACGCCGACCTGGAAGAGGCGGCCCGCGTGATGCGAGAGGGTTCGGTGCGGCGGCTCCCCGTCGTGGAGAACGACAGGCTCACCGGGATCGTCGCCATCGGCGACCTCGCGATCGAGCAGGACCCGGGGTCGGCTCTGGCCGACATCAGCGCTGCGCGGACCAACGAGTGA
- a CDS encoding DUF2795 domain-containing protein — protein MAQAEFITVQKALAGIHYPASRDDLTEHARGNDADKDILDVLGRIPDQRYEGPDDVSKAVTEASRGKGG, from the coding sequence ATGGCGCAGGCGGAATTCATCACGGTGCAGAAGGCCTTGGCCGGAATCCACTATCCGGCGAGCAGGGACGACCTGACCGAACACGCCCGCGGCAACGACGCCGACAAGGACATTCTCGATGTCCTCGGGCGGATCCCCGACCAGCGCTACGAGGGGCCCGACGACGTCAGCAAGGCGGTCACCGAGGCCTCCCGCGGCAAGGGCGGTTAG
- a CDS encoding DUF6458 family protein, whose product MGIVGGLLFIALGAVLAFGIRIDNAGALSLDIIGWILMLVGALGLALTFVSWRPRRRTLTPDIPPEEDDRGPHMRDAGPPP is encoded by the coding sequence ATGGGTATTGTCGGAGGTCTGCTGTTCATCGCTCTTGGAGCGGTCCTGGCGTTCGGCATCAGAATCGACAACGCGGGCGCCCTCAGCCTCGACATCATCGGCTGGATCCTCATGCTGGTCGGGGCGCTCGGGCTGGCGCTGACATTCGTGTCCTGGCGGCCGCGCCGCCGGACGCTCACCCCCGATATCCCGCCGGAGGAGGACGACCGGGGGCCGCACATGCGCGACGCCGGTCCGCCTCCGTGA
- a CDS encoding glycosyltransferase family 9 protein, whose translation MRGTRSFIRPRPARTPEERAPARPEEPSILVLRALGLGDFLTSVPALRALGRAHPGHRMHLAAPSGHAQLLDLAGVPAEIAATPRLGTPPWPGAAPPDLAVNLHGRGPQSTAALHGMRPRALWSHAHPDLPSLDGPRWPSGAHDVDVWCGLLEHYSVYADPADLRLPPPPTPSRRPGAVVVHPGAAFPARRWPELRFAEVVRWLVRRGHEVVVTGSAEERPVAERVARVAGLGPHAVLAGRTRLTELAALVAEAALVVCGDTGIAHLATGYGTASVVLFGPISPALWGPRIDGTRHVCLWAGRIGDPWGERPDPGLLRITTDDVLAAAEQVLAPRAAPPRIPQRRPPEYAGRLLRRSGSGSRAEH comes from the coding sequence ATGCGAGGAACACGGTCGTTCATCCGGCCGCGCCCGGCACGGACGCCGGAGGAACGCGCACCGGCCCGTCCCGAAGAGCCCTCGATCCTGGTGCTGCGCGCGCTGGGGCTGGGCGACTTCCTCACCTCGGTGCCCGCGCTGCGGGCGCTCGGCCGGGCGCACCCCGGCCACCGGATGCACCTGGCCGCGCCCTCCGGACACGCGCAACTGCTGGACCTGGCCGGCGTGCCGGCCGAGATCGCCGCCACGCCGCGGCTGGGGACCCCGCCCTGGCCGGGCGCCGCGCCACCGGACCTGGCGGTCAACCTGCACGGGCGCGGACCGCAGAGCACCGCGGCGCTGCACGGGATGCGGCCCCGCGCGCTGTGGAGCCACGCCCACCCCGACCTCCCCTCCCTCGACGGTCCGCGGTGGCCCTCGGGAGCGCACGACGTGGACGTCTGGTGCGGGCTCCTGGAGCACTACAGCGTGTACGCCGACCCCGCCGATCTGCGCCTGCCTCCCCCTCCGACGCCCAGCCGGCGCCCCGGGGCCGTGGTCGTGCACCCGGGGGCGGCCTTCCCCGCCCGGCGCTGGCCGGAGCTGCGCTTCGCCGAGGTCGTGCGGTGGCTCGTCCGTCGGGGCCACGAGGTGGTGGTGACGGGGTCGGCCGAGGAGCGCCCCGTCGCCGAGCGCGTCGCGCGGGTGGCCGGGCTCGGGCCGCACGCGGTGCTGGCCGGGCGCACCCGCCTGACGGAGCTGGCCGCGCTGGTCGCCGAGGCCGCGCTGGTGGTCTGCGGTGACACCGGCATCGCCCACCTGGCCACCGGGTACGGCACCGCGTCCGTCGTGCTCTTCGGCCCGATCTCCCCCGCACTGTGGGGACCGCGCATCGACGGCACCAGGCACGTGTGCCTGTGGGCCGGCCGGATCGGCGACCCGTGGGGCGAACGGCCCGACCCCGGGCTGCTGCGCATCACCACCGACGACGTCCTGGCCGCGGCGGAACAGGTCCTGGCCCCGCGCGCGGCGCCGCCGCGGATCCCGCAGCGGCGCCCTCCCGAGTACGCGGGCCGACTCCTGCGGCGGTCCGGGTCCGGATCTCGCGCGGAGCACTGA
- a CDS encoding DUF2267 domain-containing protein: MQHDEFIGKVQNQADLANRGEAEQATRVTLETLAEHLPDGLARNLAGQLPTEIGEHLERASGSGSGEAGAERFGLREFVDRVGERAGVQRAGAEQSVRAVCAVVGEAVNEPELEKVRGVLPDDLRSLLPRQR, from the coding sequence GTGCAGCACGATGAGTTCATCGGGAAGGTGCAGAACCAGGCCGATCTCGCCAACCGGGGTGAGGCCGAGCAGGCGACCCGGGTGACGCTGGAGACGCTGGCCGAGCACCTGCCGGACGGTCTCGCACGCAACCTCGCGGGACAACTGCCCACCGAGATCGGGGAGCACCTGGAGCGCGCGAGCGGCAGCGGGTCCGGGGAGGCCGGCGCCGAACGCTTCGGGCTGCGGGAGTTCGTCGACCGCGTGGGCGAGCGCGCAGGGGTCCAGCGGGCCGGCGCGGAGCAGAGCGTGCGCGCGGTGTGCGCGGTGGTCGGCGAGGCCGTGAACGAGCCGGAGCTGGAGAAGGTCAGGGGCGTCCTGCCCGATGACCTGCGGTCGCTGCTGCCGCGGCAGAGGTGA
- a CDS encoding ChaB family protein: MPARDELPSTLQRSPRKAQETWSKAHDSAVDEYGEGERAHRVAYSALKHTFEKVGDHWEPKEHKGPSDRQAANPKAPKGKGGDRATAGGVDANASKKHLYERAKELGVEGRSKMSKPELVSALQKASGSRTRQARKK, encoded by the coding sequence ATGCCTGCTCGTGATGAGCTTCCCAGCACACTGCAACGGTCACCGCGCAAGGCCCAGGAGACCTGGTCCAAGGCGCACGACTCCGCCGTGGACGAGTACGGGGAGGGCGAGCGAGCCCACCGCGTCGCCTACTCGGCGCTGAAGCACACGTTCGAGAAGGTCGGGGACCACTGGGAACCCAAGGAGCACAAGGGCCCCTCCGACCGCCAGGCGGCCAACCCCAAGGCCCCCAAGGGCAAGGGCGGCGACCGCGCCACCGCGGGCGGCGTGGACGCCAACGCCAGCAAGAAGCACCTGTACGAACGGGCCAAGGAGCTCGGGGTCGAGGGCCGCTCGAAGATGAGCAAGCCCGAGCTCGTCAGCGCGCTGCAGAAGGCCAGCGGCTCCCGGACCAGGCAGGCCCGGAAGAAGTGA
- a CDS encoding four-helix bundle copper-binding protein: protein MATQTELFLRSHPQGAGADIDALKTCVERLAACAQACTACADACLGEADVKDMAACVRLDIDCADVCSTTERVLTRRTARNPELERSLLETCVLFCRACAKECEAHAGSHEHCRLCADTCRMCEDACRQLLATMS from the coding sequence ATGGCGACCCAGACGGAACTCTTCCTGCGTTCCCACCCGCAGGGGGCCGGCGCCGACATCGATGCGCTCAAGACCTGCGTGGAGCGTCTGGCCGCCTGCGCCCAGGCGTGCACCGCCTGCGCCGACGCCTGCCTGGGGGAGGCCGATGTCAAGGACATGGCCGCCTGCGTGCGCCTCGACATCGACTGCGCCGACGTCTGCTCCACCACCGAGCGCGTCCTGACGCGCCGCACCGCGCGCAACCCCGAGCTGGAGCGCTCCCTGCTGGAGACGTGCGTGCTGTTCTGCCGCGCCTGCGCCAAGGAGTGCGAGGCCCACGCCGGATCCCACGAGCACTGCCGGCTGTGCGCCGACACCTGCCGGATGTGCGAGGACGCCTGCCGCCAACTGCTCGCGACCATGTCCTGA
- a CDS encoding SDR family oxidoreductase, with product MSKVVVVTGASGGIGRAAAREFASRGDAVALLARGEEGLDGAVEDVRAAGGVPLAVPVDVADHEQVERAAARIEEELGPVDVWVNVAFTSVFAPFIRIGPEEFRRVTEVTYLGYVHGTRAALNRMLPRDRGTVVQVGSAMAYRGLPLQSAYSGAKHAIQGFHEALRAELMHDGSGVRVTMVQLPAVNTPQFDWVLSRLPKRAQPVPPIYQPEVAARAVAYAADHPRRREYWVGTSTVGTLIADRLAPGLLDRYLARTGYGSQQTGEPSDPDRPANLWAPVDDREGADHGAHGAFDERSHARSPQLWASQHHGLVGAAAAVAAAGAAAGLVRLLRR from the coding sequence ATGTCGAAGGTCGTGGTGGTGACCGGAGCCAGCGGCGGGATCGGCCGGGCGGCCGCGCGGGAGTTCGCCTCCCGGGGCGACGCGGTGGCGCTCCTGGCCCGGGGGGAGGAAGGGCTCGACGGCGCCGTCGAGGACGTGCGGGCCGCCGGGGGCGTCCCGCTCGCGGTGCCCGTGGACGTGGCCGACCACGAACAGGTGGAGCGCGCGGCCGCCCGGATCGAGGAGGAGCTCGGCCCCGTCGACGTGTGGGTCAACGTCGCCTTCACCTCCGTGTTCGCGCCCTTCATCCGGATCGGGCCCGAGGAGTTCCGGCGCGTGACCGAGGTGACCTACCTCGGCTACGTGCACGGCACCCGGGCGGCACTGAACCGGATGCTGCCCCGCGATCGCGGCACCGTCGTGCAGGTGGGGTCGGCGATGGCCTACCGGGGGCTGCCGCTGCAGTCGGCCTACTCCGGGGCCAAGCACGCCATCCAGGGCTTCCACGAGGCGCTGCGGGCCGAGCTCATGCACGACGGGTCGGGCGTGCGGGTGACGATGGTGCAACTGCCCGCGGTGAACACCCCGCAGTTCGACTGGGTGCTGTCCCGGCTGCCCAAGCGCGCGCAGCCGGTCCCGCCGATCTACCAGCCCGAGGTGGCCGCGCGGGCGGTCGCCTACGCGGCCGACCACCCGCGGCGCCGCGAGTACTGGGTGGGGACCTCGACCGTGGGCACCCTGATCGCCGACAGGCTCGCGCCCGGCCTGCTGGACCGCTACCTCGCCAGGACCGGTTACGGTTCGCAGCAGACCGGCGAGCCCAGCGACCCCGACCGCCCGGCCAATCTCTGGGCGCCGGTCGACGACCGCGAAGGAGCGGACCACGGCGCGCACGGGGCCTTCGACGAGCGTTCGCACGCGCGCAGCCCCCAGTTGTGGGCCTCGCAGCACCACGGCCTGGTCGGCGCCGCCGCGGCGGTGGCGGCCGCGGGCGCCGCGGCGGGCCTGGTCCGGCTGCTGCGCCGCTGA
- a CDS encoding GAF and ANTAR domain-containing protein, with amino-acid sequence MNDAQHEELTALFAGISRTLLAQDSVQDVLEEIVRLAVQTVEGCEDAGVLLLERKHGFETPAASSELVRESDKAQFEFDEGPCLDAAREERSFLVADMAQETRWPRYRSRALELGVGSMMGFELFTRKGSFGALDLYSRTANAFDTHSRDIGWVFASHAALALAGAQESADLRTAVQTRQEIGEAVGILVERHRISSTQAFDRLKKVSMDRNIKLREVARHVTYTGEMP; translated from the coding sequence ATGAACGACGCTCAACACGAGGAGCTCACAGCACTGTTCGCCGGGATCTCCAGGACCCTGCTGGCGCAGGACTCGGTCCAGGACGTCCTGGAGGAGATCGTCCGGCTGGCCGTGCAGACCGTGGAGGGCTGCGAGGACGCCGGCGTCCTGCTACTGGAGCGCAAGCACGGCTTCGAGACGCCGGCGGCCTCCAGCGAGCTGGTGCGGGAGTCGGACAAGGCCCAGTTCGAGTTCGACGAGGGGCCGTGCCTGGACGCCGCGCGGGAGGAGCGCAGCTTCCTGGTCGCCGACATGGCGCAGGAGACCCGGTGGCCGCGCTACCGCTCGCGCGCGCTGGAGCTGGGCGTCGGCTCCATGATGGGCTTCGAGCTGTTCACCCGCAAGGGCAGCTTCGGGGCGCTGGACCTGTACTCGCGCACGGCCAACGCCTTCGACACTCATTCCAGGGACATCGGCTGGGTGTTCGCCTCCCACGCCGCGCTCGCCCTCGCCGGCGCCCAGGAGAGCGCCGACCTGCGCACGGCGGTCCAGACCCGCCAGGAGATCGGCGAGGCGGTGGGCATCCTGGTGGAGCGCCACAGGATCAGCAGTACCCAGGCCTTCGACCGGCTCAAGAAGGTCTCCATGGATCGCAACATCAAGCTGCGCGAGGTGGCCCGCCACGTCACCTACACCGGGGAGATGCCGTAG